The Streptomyces sp. NBC_01353 genome contains a region encoding:
- a CDS encoding cytidine deaminase: MTPSAQAPDWEALREVAREAMSRAYAPYSGYPVGAAALVDDGRVVSGCNVENASYGLGLCAECGLVSQLQATGGGRLTHFVCVDGLGGPLVPCGRCRQLLYEFGGPELVVETPEGLLTLAEMLPQAFGPDHLAK; this comes from the coding sequence GTGACGCCCAGCGCCCAGGCGCCTGACTGGGAGGCCCTGCGGGAGGTCGCGCGGGAGGCCATGTCCCGGGCGTACGCCCCGTACTCGGGCTACCCGGTCGGCGCCGCCGCGCTCGTCGACGACGGGCGGGTGGTCTCCGGCTGCAACGTGGAGAACGCCTCGTACGGCCTCGGGCTGTGCGCGGAGTGCGGGCTCGTCTCGCAGCTCCAGGCGACCGGCGGCGGCCGGCTGACCCACTTCGTCTGCGTGGACGGCCTGGGCGGCCCGCTGGTGCCGTGCGGTCGGTGCCGGCAGCTGCTGTACGAGTTCGGCGGCCCCGAACTCGTAGTGGAGACCCCGGAGGGACTCCTGACGCTGGCGGAGATGCTGCCGCAGGCGTTCGGCCCCGACCACCTCGCCAAGTAG
- a CDS encoding L,D-transpeptidase, with amino-acid sequence MNRIQARALAALGITSMVVPLTVALGAAPAQAASCNVTTGPYQKQVEKFLGRTVDGRQSLADCKAIQAFQYRYGITPTQGYAGPLTWRTMSTMLAQKAAGKNPNAAGKCPTNKGRIACVDLTRQLTWIQDGARLKYGPVPVRTGKDGTETRTGLKRIYWRNINHWSTIYHVSMPYSQFFDGGQAFHSTTKSMWNPPGSGGCVNMRPADAKAYWNLLRNGDDVYVYGRKPGT; translated from the coding sequence ATGAACCGGATCCAAGCGCGTGCCCTGGCCGCCCTCGGCATCACCTCCATGGTGGTGCCGCTGACGGTCGCTCTCGGCGCGGCACCGGCGCAGGCGGCCTCGTGCAACGTGACGACGGGGCCGTACCAGAAGCAGGTGGAGAAGTTCCTGGGGCGGACGGTGGACGGGCGGCAGTCGCTCGCCGACTGCAAGGCGATCCAGGCGTTCCAGTACAGGTACGGCATCACCCCGACGCAGGGGTACGCCGGTCCGCTGACCTGGCGGACGATGTCCACGATGCTGGCGCAGAAGGCGGCCGGGAAGAACCCGAACGCGGCCGGTAAGTGCCCGACCAACAAGGGCCGGATCGCCTGCGTCGACCTGACGCGGCAGCTGACCTGGATCCAGGACGGCGCGCGGCTGAAGTACGGCCCGGTGCCCGTCCGTACGGGAAAGGACGGGACCGAGACCCGTACCGGCCTCAAGAGGATCTACTGGCGCAACATCAACCACTGGTCGACGATCTACCACGTGTCCATGCCGTACTCGCAGTTCTTCGACGGCGGGCAGGCGTTCCACTCCACCACCAAGTCCATGTGGAACCCGCCGGGTTCGGGCGGCTGCGTCAACATGCGTCCGGCCGATGCCAAGGCGTACTGGAACCTGCTCAGGAACGGCGACGACGTGTACGTCTACGGACGGAAGCCCGGAACCTGA
- a CDS encoding HAD family hydrolase has product MTQDPLPPVELVIFDCDGVLVDSERIYCRVDREVFASLGAEFTEAEVVEQFVGTSSEMLTAILEARLGRPLEPGWHRAYKHLYDQALDAELTVVEGVMDALDQLHVPFCLASNGSHATIRRNLTRVGLLDRFEDRIFSARDVARGKPAPDLFLHAAATTGVPPEHCAVVEDSPYGVQAARAAGMRAFGYCGGLTRADRLMGPRTLVFDDMRELPKLLGELS; this is encoded by the coding sequence ATGACTCAAGATCCTTTGCCCCCCGTCGAGCTTGTGATCTTCGACTGTGACGGCGTCCTGGTGGACAGCGAGCGGATCTACTGCCGGGTCGACCGCGAGGTCTTCGCCTCACTCGGCGCGGAATTCACCGAGGCCGAGGTCGTCGAGCAGTTCGTCGGCACGTCGAGCGAGATGCTCACGGCGATCCTCGAGGCGCGACTCGGGCGGCCTCTGGAGCCGGGCTGGCACCGGGCGTACAAGCACCTGTACGACCAGGCGCTGGATGCCGAACTGACGGTGGTCGAGGGCGTCATGGACGCGCTCGACCAGCTGCACGTCCCGTTCTGCCTGGCGTCGAACGGCAGCCACGCCACGATCCGCCGGAACCTCACGCGGGTCGGCCTGCTGGACCGTTTCGAGGACCGGATCTTCAGCGCCCGCGACGTCGCGCGAGGCAAGCCTGCGCCCGATCTCTTCCTCCACGCCGCGGCCACGACGGGCGTCCCGCCCGAGCACTGCGCGGTGGTCGAGGACAGCCCGTACGGCGTCCAGGCGGCCCGCGCTGCCGGCATGCGGGCCTTCGGCTACTGCGGGGGTCTGACGCGGGCGGACCGGCTGATGGGGCCGCGGACGCTGGTCTTCGACGACATGCGTGAGTTGCCGAAGCTGCTCGGGGAGCTGTCGTAG
- a CDS encoding ABC transporter permease: MTATATSTPPPAAPKAAGGKGGRTRLSLPWILLIVAGGLIALSAVRAITGAQDLTSAGQIGAALSLAVPIGLAGLGGLWSERAGVVNIGLEGMMILGTFFGAWAGWQTSPWIGILAGIVGGMFGGLLHAVATVTFGVDHIISGIAINILAVGITTYFAKLWFNSGEAAAKGGSPKQSPPADEITSVTIPGLSDWLADIEKHHWFLISDIAGILGGLVTNLSVVTILAVLLVIGTFFVLWKTSFGLRLRSCGENPIAAESLGVNVYKYKYIAVIVSGGLAGLGGAFLSLVTSHIYNEGQTGGRGYIGLAAMIFGNWRPGGLAMGAGLFGFADALQLRSGGESVHALLLLLFAALVAIAAWKAYKKRWITAQISTVIAVGVFIWYLGTETVPVEFVSATPYVVTLLVLSLSAQRLRMPKADGMRYRKGEGK, encoded by the coding sequence GTGACCGCCACGGCGACTTCCACCCCGCCGCCCGCCGCGCCCAAGGCGGCCGGCGGCAAGGGCGGCCGCACCCGCCTCTCGCTTCCTTGGATCCTGCTGATCGTCGCGGGCGGGCTCATCGCCCTCTCCGCCGTCCGCGCCATCACCGGCGCGCAGGACCTCACCTCGGCCGGCCAGATCGGCGCCGCGCTCTCGCTCGCCGTGCCGATCGGCCTCGCCGGTCTCGGTGGCCTGTGGTCCGAGCGCGCGGGCGTGGTCAACATCGGCCTCGAAGGCATGATGATCCTCGGCACCTTCTTCGGTGCCTGGGCCGGCTGGCAGACCAGCCCCTGGATCGGCATCCTCGCCGGCATCGTGGGCGGCATGTTCGGCGGTCTGCTGCACGCGGTCGCCACCGTCACCTTCGGCGTCGACCACATCATCTCCGGTATCGCGATCAACATCCTCGCGGTCGGTATCACCACCTACTTCGCCAAGCTGTGGTTCAACAGTGGGGAGGCGGCGGCCAAGGGCGGCAGCCCCAAGCAGTCCCCGCCGGCCGACGAGATCACCTCGGTCACCATCCCGGGGCTTTCCGACTGGCTGGCCGACATCGAGAAGCACCACTGGTTCCTGATCTCGGACATCGCCGGCATCCTCGGCGGTCTGGTCACCAACCTGTCGGTGGTCACGATCCTCGCCGTGCTGCTGGTGATCGGCACGTTCTTCGTGCTGTGGAAGACCTCGTTCGGTCTGCGGCTGCGCTCCTGCGGTGAGAACCCGATCGCCGCGGAGTCCCTTGGCGTCAACGTCTACAAGTACAAGTACATCGCCGTGATCGTCTCCGGCGGTCTCGCCGGTCTCGGTGGCGCGTTCCTGTCGCTGGTCACCTCGCACATCTACAACGAGGGCCAGACCGGTGGCCGTGGATACATCGGCCTCGCGGCGATGATCTTCGGTAACTGGCGGCCGGGCGGCCTCGCCATGGGCGCGGGCCTGTTCGGCTTCGCCGACGCGCTCCAGCTGCGCAGTGGCGGCGAGTCCGTGCACGCGCTGCTCCTGCTGCTGTTCGCGGCGCTCGTGGCCATCGCCGCGTGGAAGGCGTACAAGAAGCGCTGGATCACCGCCCAGATCAGCACCGTCATCGCCGTCGGCGTGTTCATCTGGTACCTCGGCACGGAGACGGTCCCGGTCGAGTTCGTCAGCGCCACGCCGTACGTGGTCACGCTGCTGGTGCTGTCGCTGTCGGCGCAGCGTCTGCGGATGCCCAAGGCGGACGGCATGCGCTACCGCAAGGGCGAGGGCAAGTGA
- a CDS encoding alpha/beta hydrolase encodes MAHSALVGTAGSRTPRLGRPIGASHPGSAVGGVVLLLPDGEVTSARGASVRAHAALLPLGRRLAAAGRADGLVVHVVRYRGRGWNGTDAQLAGDASWAVAEAVRRYGDVPVCLAGHGMGARAALRAGGHTAVDAVLALAPWLPEDDVAAEPEPVRQLVGRRVLIAHGTNDARTDPELSYRLAERAKKSNRDTCRFEVHSDGHALRQYHDEIRALAADFVLGSLFTHPYARPVADALAAPPPLGLRMPLAAGFGRGPRR; translated from the coding sequence ATGGCGCACTCCGCACTCGTAGGGACTGCCGGCAGCCGGACACCCCGGCTCGGACGGCCCATCGGCGCATCGCACCCCGGTTCGGCGGTGGGCGGTGTGGTCCTGCTTCTCCCGGACGGGGAGGTGACCTCCGCGCGGGGGGCCTCGGTACGGGCCCATGCGGCGCTGCTGCCGCTGGGGCGGCGACTTGCCGCGGCGGGGCGCGCGGACGGTCTCGTGGTGCACGTGGTGCGCTACCGGGGGCGCGGCTGGAACGGTACGGACGCCCAGTTGGCCGGGGACGCATCCTGGGCGGTGGCGGAGGCGGTACGGCGCTACGGTGACGTCCCTGTCTGTCTGGCGGGCCACGGGATGGGCGCGCGGGCCGCGCTGCGGGCGGGCGGGCACACGGCGGTCGACGCGGTGCTCGCGCTGGCCCCCTGGCTGCCGGAGGACGACGTGGCGGCGGAGCCGGAGCCGGTGCGCCAGCTGGTGGGGCGCCGGGTGCTGATCGCGCACGGCACGAACGACGCCCGGACGGATCCGGAGCTGTCGTACCGGCTCGCGGAGCGGGCGAAGAAGTCGAACCGCGACACCTGCCGCTTCGAGGTGCACTCGGACGGCCATGCGCTGCGCCAGTACCACGACGAAATCCGGGCCCTGGCCGCGGACTTCGTCCTCGGCTCGCTCTTCACCCACCCTTATGCCCGCCCGGTCGCCGACGCTCTGGCGGCCCCGCCTCCGCTGGGCCTGCGGATGCCCCTGGCGGCGGGGTTCGGCCGCGGGCCGCGCCGCTAG
- a CDS encoding thymidine phosphorylase: protein MDVISVIRTKRDKGELSPEQIDWVIDAYTRGEVADEQMSALAMAILLNGMNRGEIARWTAAMIASGERMDFSSLSRPTSDKHSTGGVGDKITLPLAPLVAACGAAVPQLSGRGLGHTGGTLDKLESIPGWRALLSNEEMLHVLDTTGAVICAAGDGLAPADKKLYALRDVTGTVEAIPLIASSIMSKKIAEGTGSLVLDVKVGTGAFMKNLADAQELAHTMVGLGTDSGVKTVALLTDMSTPLGLTAGNALEIRESVEVLAGGGPADVVELTIALAREMLDAAGIKDADPAKALADGSAMDVWRRMIAAQGGDPDATLPVAREHQVVMAPSSGVLTRLDAYDIGIAAWRLGAGRARKEDPVQAGAGVELHAKPGDTVTAGQPLVTLHTDTPEKFDYALKSLDGAWDIAPEGTAFTPNPIVLDRIA from the coding sequence ATGGACGTCATCTCCGTCATCCGCACCAAGCGGGACAAGGGTGAGCTGAGCCCCGAGCAGATCGACTGGGTCATCGACGCCTACACCCGCGGCGAGGTCGCGGACGAGCAGATGTCGGCCCTGGCCATGGCGATCCTGCTCAACGGCATGAACCGCGGCGAGATCGCCCGCTGGACCGCGGCGATGATCGCCAGCGGCGAGCGCATGGACTTCTCGTCCCTCTCCCGTCCGACCTCCGACAAGCACTCCACCGGCGGCGTCGGCGACAAGATCACCCTTCCGCTCGCCCCGCTCGTCGCGGCCTGCGGCGCGGCCGTGCCGCAGCTGTCGGGCCGGGGCCTCGGCCACACCGGCGGCACGCTCGACAAGCTGGAGTCCATCCCGGGCTGGCGCGCGCTGCTCTCCAACGAGGAGATGCTGCACGTCCTCGACACGACCGGCGCGGTCATCTGCGCGGCGGGCGACGGTCTGGCCCCCGCCGACAAGAAGCTCTACGCCCTGCGCGACGTGACGGGCACGGTGGAGGCGATCCCGCTGATCGCGTCCTCGATCATGTCGAAGAAGATCGCCGAGGGCACCGGTTCGCTCGTCCTGGACGTCAAGGTCGGCACCGGCGCCTTCATGAAGAACCTCGCGGACGCCCAGGAGCTGGCCCACACGATGGTCGGCCTCGGCACGGACAGCGGCGTGAAGACGGTCGCCCTGCTCACCGACATGTCCACCCCGCTCGGCCTCACGGCCGGCAACGCCCTCGAGATCCGCGAGTCCGTCGAGGTCCTGGCGGGCGGCGGCCCGGCGGACGTCGTCGAGCTGACGATCGCGCTGGCGCGCGAGATGCTCGACGCGGCCGGGATCAAGGACGCGGACCCGGCGAAGGCGCTGGCCGACGGCTCGGCGATGGACGTCTGGCGCCGCATGATCGCGGCCCAGGGCGGCGACCCGGACGCGACCCTCCCGGTCGCCCGCGAGCACCAGGTCGTCATGGCTCCGTCCTCGGGCGTGCTCACCCGCCTCGACGCCTACGACATCGGCATCGCCGCCTGGCGCCTCGGCGCCGGCCGCGCCCGCAAGGAGGACCCGGTCCAGGCCGGCGCGGGCGTTGAGCTCCACGCCAAGCCGGGCGACACGGTCACGGCGGGCCAGCCGCTGGTGACCCTGCACACGGACACCCCGGAGAAGTTCGACTACGCCCTGAAGTCCCTGGACGGCGCCTGGGACATCGCCCCGGAGGGCACGGCGTTCACCCCGAACCCGATCGTCCTGGACCGCATCGCCTGA
- a CDS encoding sigma-70 family RNA polymerase sigma factor, which translates to MSDLATADRNSELEKYRTELTGYCYRMLGSSFEAEDAVQDTMVRAWRSIDSFEGRSSLRSWLYRIATNVCLDSLNAGNRRARPMDLTAATPVAQAQLNARPEITWLEPVPDGRVLPSVADPADTAVSRETVRLAFVAALQHLPPKQRAVLILREVLAWKASEVAELLDTTVASVNSALQRARATIAENEPTLSDTADPLDEEQKELLERYVAAFEGYDMKALTALLHEDATMSMPPYDLWLRGHDDIVGWMLGVGEVCSGSKLVPTVANGSPAFAQYHPDPEGGYSPWALIVLELRDGKVGGMDFFLDTKRWFPLFDLPERLEA; encoded by the coding sequence ATGAGTGACCTGGCGACCGCGGACCGGAACTCCGAACTGGAGAAGTACCGCACGGAGCTGACCGGTTACTGCTACCGGATGCTCGGCTCCTCGTTCGAGGCCGAGGACGCCGTACAGGACACGATGGTCCGCGCCTGGCGGTCCATCGACTCCTTCGAGGGGCGCTCGTCGCTGCGCTCCTGGCTGTACCGCATCGCGACCAACGTCTGCCTCGACTCGCTGAACGCGGGCAACCGGCGGGCCCGGCCGATGGATCTGACCGCCGCGACACCGGTCGCGCAGGCGCAGCTGAACGCCCGGCCGGAGATCACCTGGCTGGAGCCGGTGCCGGACGGGCGGGTGCTGCCGTCGGTGGCCGACCCGGCGGACACGGCGGTGTCCCGCGAGACCGTACGGCTCGCGTTCGTCGCCGCGCTGCAGCATCTGCCGCCGAAGCAGCGGGCCGTGCTGATCCTGCGCGAGGTGCTGGCCTGGAAGGCGAGCGAGGTCGCGGAGCTGCTCGACACCACGGTCGCCTCGGTGAACAGCGCGCTCCAGCGGGCGCGCGCCACGATCGCGGAGAACGAGCCGACGCTCTCGGACACCGCGGACCCGTTGGACGAGGAGCAGAAGGAGCTCCTGGAGCGCTATGTCGCCGCCTTCGAGGGGTACGACATGAAGGCGCTGACGGCGCTCCTGCACGAGGACGCGACGATGTCCATGCCGCCGTACGACCTGTGGCTGCGGGGACACGACGACATCGTGGGCTGGATGCTCGGGGTCGGCGAGGTCTGCTCGGGCTCGAAGCTGGTGCCGACCGTGGCGAACGGCTCGCCGGCGTTCGCGCAGTACCACCCGGACCCGGAGGGCGGTTACAGCCCGTGGGCGCTGATCGTCCTGGAGCTGCGGGACGGCAAGGTCGGTGGGATGGACTTCTTCCTGGACACCAAGCGGTGGTTCCCGCTCTTCGACCTGCCGGAGCGGCTGGAGGCGTAG
- a CDS encoding adenosine deaminase, translated as MTSQIPNVPTADQIRRAPKVLLHDHLDGGLRPGTIIDLALEQGYDNLPETEPDKLGIWFREAADSGSLERYLETFAHTCAVMQTRDALFRVAAECAVDLAEDGVVYAEVRYAPEQHLEAGLTLEEVVEAVNEGFREGERRARAGGHRIRVGALLTAMRHAARALEIAELANRYRDSGVTGFDIAGAEAGYPPTRHLDAFEYLKRENNHFTIHAGEAFGLPSIWQALQWCGADRLGHGVRIIDDIEVAEDGSVALGRLAAYVRDKRIPLEMCPTSNLQTGAAASIAEHPIGLLRKLHFRATVNTDNRLMSGTSMSREFELLVEAFGYTLDDMAWFSVNAMKSAFIPFDERLAMINEVIKPGYAELKSEWLFQQTAATSASSAQAE; from the coding sequence ATGACGAGCCAGATCCCCAACGTCCCCACCGCGGACCAGATCCGCCGCGCCCCGAAGGTGCTCCTCCACGATCACCTCGACGGCGGACTGCGCCCCGGCACGATCATCGACCTCGCCCTCGAGCAGGGCTACGACAACCTCCCCGAGACCGAACCCGACAAGCTCGGCATCTGGTTCCGCGAGGCCGCCGACTCCGGCTCGCTGGAGCGGTATCTGGAGACCTTCGCGCACACCTGCGCCGTCATGCAGACCCGCGATGCCCTCTTCAGGGTCGCCGCCGAGTGCGCGGTCGACCTTGCCGAGGACGGCGTCGTCTACGCCGAGGTGCGCTACGCCCCCGAGCAGCATCTGGAGGCCGGGCTCACCCTGGAGGAGGTCGTCGAGGCCGTCAACGAGGGCTTCCGCGAAGGCGAGCGGCGGGCCAGGGCCGGCGGCCACCGCATCCGCGTCGGCGCCCTGCTCACCGCCATGCGGCACGCCGCCCGTGCCCTGGAGATCGCCGAACTCGCCAACCGCTACCGCGACTCCGGTGTAACCGGCTTCGACATCGCGGGCGCCGAGGCCGGTTACCCGCCCACCCGGCACCTCGACGCCTTCGAGTACCTGAAGCGCGAGAACAACCACTTCACCATCCACGCCGGCGAGGCCTTCGGCCTGCCGTCCATCTGGCAGGCCCTGCAGTGGTGCGGCGCCGACCGGCTGGGGCACGGCGTCCGCATCATCGACGACATCGAGGTCGCCGAGGACGGCTCGGTGGCGCTCGGCCGGCTCGCCGCGTACGTACGGGACAAGCGGATCCCGCTGGAGATGTGCCCGACCTCCAACCTCCAGACCGGGGCCGCGGCCTCCATCGCGGAGCACCCCATCGGTCTGCTCCGCAAGCTGCACTTCCGGGCGACCGTCAACACCGACAACCGCCTCATGAGCGGGACGAGCATGAGCCGGGAATTCGAGCTGCTGGTCGAGGCGTTCGGATACACGCTCGACGACATGGCGTGGTTCTCGGTCAATGCGATGAAATCAGCGTTCATTCCTTTCGATGAACGCCTCGCGATGATCAATGAAGTGATCAAGCCCGGATATGCCGAGTTGAAGTCCGAATGGCTGTTCCAGCAGACCGCTGCGACCAGCGCTTCTTCCGCTCAGGCGGAGTGA
- a CDS encoding LysR family transcriptional regulator — protein sequence MVHEYRSQGRLSPSSYEEDMGLLLAPRLAYFAAVARHEHVTRAAAEMGVPQSTLSRAMVRLEQDLGVALFARKGRTVSLTPAGRTFYASAERALAEVERAADSVRADADPAAGRVAFGFLHTMGSETVPGLIRAFRVDHPRIRFTLVQNYGEAMIERLRAGDLDLCLTSPVPDAPDLVARRIDEQRLRLVVPDDHRLASRKRVRLAEAAEETFVTLEPGYGLRRITDDLCAEAGFTPRVAFEGEEAETLRGLVAAGLGVALLPPPAVPRPGVVELTVTAPRAVREIGVAWLDGHPDTAPVAAFKKFLLSKRGSLLPE from the coding sequence ATGGTGCATGAGTACAGGTCACAGGGTCGGCTGTCACCGAGTAGTTACGAAGAAGACATGGGGTTGCTGCTCGCGCCTCGGCTCGCGTACTTCGCGGCGGTGGCCCGGCACGAGCATGTGACCAGGGCGGCGGCCGAGATGGGGGTGCCGCAGTCGACGCTGTCACGGGCGATGGTCCGGCTGGAACAGGACCTCGGGGTGGCGCTCTTCGCCCGCAAGGGCCGCACGGTCTCGCTCACCCCGGCGGGCCGCACCTTCTACGCCTCGGCCGAGCGGGCGCTCGCCGAGGTGGAGCGGGCGGCCGACTCCGTACGGGCGGACGCGGACCCGGCGGCGGGACGGGTCGCCTTCGGGTTCCTGCACACCATGGGCTCGGAGACCGTCCCCGGACTCATCCGCGCCTTCCGGGTCGACCACCCCCGGATCCGCTTCACCCTCGTCCAGAACTACGGCGAGGCGATGATCGAGCGGCTGCGGGCGGGTGACCTGGACCTGTGCCTGACCTCGCCGGTGCCCGATGCCCCGGATCTGGTCGCCCGCCGCATCGACGAGCAGCGTCTGCGGCTCGTGGTCCCCGACGACCACCGGCTCGCCTCGCGCAAGCGGGTGCGGCTCGCGGAGGCCGCCGAGGAGACCTTCGTGACCCTGGAGCCCGGTTACGGGCTGCGCCGCATCACCGACGACCTGTGCGCCGAGGCCGGGTTCACACCGCGCGTCGCCTTCGAGGGCGAGGAGGCCGAGACCCTGCGCGGGCTGGTCGCGGCCGGCCTCGGCGTCGCCCTGCTGCCCCCGCCGGCCGTCCCGCGCCCCGGCGTCGTCGAACTCACGGTGACGGCCCCGCGCGCCGTCCGCGAGATCGGCGTCGCCTGGCTCGACGGCCACCCGGACACGGCGCCGGTGGCGGCCTTCAAGAAGTTCCTGCTGAGCAAACGGGGCAGCCTGCTGCCGGAGTGA
- a CDS encoding STAS domain-containing protein — translation MDTSQPLVLTLAARATPDEIARLCAVLERWPPTDVVCDVGGLTHADLAAVNALARLKLAAGRLGHRLRFQGAGGELRLLLELVGLADTLL, via the coding sequence GTGGACACCAGCCAACCGCTCGTACTGACCCTTGCCGCCCGGGCCACCCCGGACGAGATCGCCCGGCTGTGCGCCGTACTGGAACGCTGGCCGCCCACCGACGTGGTCTGCGACGTCGGCGGGCTCACCCATGCCGATCTCGCGGCCGTGAACGCCCTGGCCCGGCTGAAGCTCGCCGCCGGGCGCCTCGGGCACCGGCTGCGGTTCCAAGGCGCCGGCGGCGAGCTGCGCCTGCTCCTCGAACTCGTCGGCCTCGCCGACACGCTTCTGTGA
- a CDS encoding MFS transporter: MPSASTKAAATSTAADTRLTPGASGYRRMSFALFAAGLATFALLYSTQALLPAISAEFGATASAASWTVSAATGALALLVLPLSALSERLGRRTMMTWSLAVAVIVGLLVPFAPNLEWLIALRAVQGAALAGLPASAMAFLAEEVRPKALVAAIGLFVAGNSIGGMSGRIVTGWASQMWGWRAGLLAVGLMAVACAVVFRLLLPKARHFTPGSLNPKALAKTVRTHLADPLLMRLYAIGALFMTVFGAVYTVIGYRLVEAPFSLPQGVVGSIFLVYLVGTVSSAAAGKLVGRLGRRGALYLAVGTTAAGLLLSLADDLAAVLLGLVLITAGFFAGHAVASSSVSRTAKTGRAQASALYQSAYYLGSSAGGTLGAIAFHSGGWAGTVLLGLVAVLGVVSITLYGSHSARVAARAEARCPRLRTAH, translated from the coding sequence ATGCCTTCCGCCAGTACCAAGGCGGCCGCCACCAGCACGGCCGCCGACACCCGCCTGACTCCCGGTGCCTCCGGCTACCGCCGTATGAGCTTCGCCCTCTTCGCCGCCGGACTCGCCACCTTCGCTCTCCTCTACTCCACCCAGGCCCTCCTCCCCGCGATCTCGGCGGAGTTCGGCGCCACCGCCTCCGCGGCCTCCTGGACGGTCTCCGCCGCCACCGGTGCGCTCGCCCTCCTCGTCCTCCCGCTGAGCGCCCTCTCCGAGCGCCTCGGGCGGCGCACGATGATGACGTGGTCGCTCGCCGTCGCGGTGATCGTCGGACTCCTCGTCCCCTTCGCCCCGAATCTTGAGTGGCTGATCGCCCTGCGCGCGGTCCAGGGCGCGGCGCTCGCGGGTCTGCCCGCCTCCGCCATGGCGTTCCTCGCCGAGGAGGTGCGGCCGAAGGCGCTGGTCGCCGCGATCGGTCTCTTCGTCGCGGGCAACTCCATCGGCGGCATGAGCGGCCGGATCGTCACCGGCTGGGCGTCCCAGATGTGGGGCTGGCGCGCGGGGCTCCTCGCGGTCGGTCTGATGGCGGTGGCCTGCGCGGTCGTCTTCCGTCTGCTGCTCCCCAAGGCCCGTCACTTCACGCCCGGTTCGCTGAACCCGAAGGCACTGGCCAAGACGGTCCGCACCCACCTCGCCGACCCGCTGCTGATGCGCCTGTACGCGATCGGCGCGCTGTTCATGACGGTGTTCGGCGCGGTGTACACCGTGATCGGCTACCGCCTGGTCGAGGCCCCGTTCTCGCTCCCGCAGGGTGTGGTCGGCTCGATCTTCCTGGTCTACCTCGTCGGTACGGTCTCCTCGGCCGCCGCCGGGAAGCTGGTCGGCCGCCTCGGCCGGCGCGGGGCGCTCTACCTGGCCGTCGGCACGACCGCGGCGGGCCTGCTGCTCTCGCTCGCCGACGACCTCGCCGCCGTCCTGCTCGGCCTGGTCCTGATCACGGCCGGCTTCTTCGCCGGACACGCGGTCGCCTCCTCCTCGGTGAGCCGTACGGCCAAGACCGGCCGCGCGCAGGCGTCGGCGCTCTACCAGTCCGCGTACTACCTGGGCAGCAGCGCGGGCGGCACGCTCGGCGCGATCGCCTTCCACTCCGGCGGCTGGGCCGGCACGGTCCTCCTCGGCCTGGTCGCGGTCCTCGGCGTCGTGTCGATCACGCTCTACGGCAGCCACAGCGCGCGGGTGGCGGCGCGCGCCGAGGCCCGCTGCCCCCGGCTCCGTACAGCTCACTGA